The Hymenobacter swuensis DY53 genome includes the window AACTTCGCCAGGCAGCCCGACGGGCAGAACTTCCAGACCACCCAGTCGGTGCTGGTGGAAGGCGTAACCATTACGGCCAGCAACTACACGGCTCCCAGCGGCCAGACTGCGTTGCAGGTAGAAGACAACCAGGCACTGGCGGGTAAAAGCCTGCTCTGGCAGACCGATTACACGTCCTCGGCCAACAATGCCTCTTCCGTAGATTTTACATTTAGCCGGCCTCTGGATAACTTTTCCATTGCCCTGGCCGATATCGACCAGGTGAATGGCACTTGGCGCGACCAACTACAGATAGATGGCTACACGACTGCCGGGCAGCTGATTACGCTTTCGGCCGCAGATGTGGCCCTGGCCCCCAACGGCTCCAACAACTTCACTGCGACCAACCTGATTACGGGGCAGGGCAACTCCAACAACTTCGGCCCCAATAGCAACGTGGTAGTCACGTTTCCGCAGGCCATTGTGCGCCTGCGCCTGACCTACCGGAACACGGAGCCTGTTGCTGACCCCGGCGGACAGGTAATCGGTATCAACTCCATGTCGTGGTGCTCAGTTGTAGATGTCTACACGCGCTTCACGGCCGGGCCAGTAGCCGCCAACGTAGGCAATACCGTCAGCTACACCGTAGAATACGGCAACAATGGCCCCGATGCCGCCCAACAGGTAACCCGCACGGTAACGCTGCCAGCCGGAGCCACCAACGTAACCATTCCGACCGGCGCCACTTACGATGCCGGTACGCGCGTTATTGATTTCGGCACGGCGGCTTCCGTAGCCAGCGGCAGTCCAACTTCGTTTACGTTCAGCTTCACGGTTCCGGCTGCTACGGGCGCGTACAGCCTGGTAGCCAATACCAGCACGCCCGGCAACGAGAACGGGGCCACGGCCAACAACACGGCCACCCGCAACCTGACGGTGAGCGACTGTAATCAGGTGAGCACGCTGAACTACGCTACGGCTGCCACCGGTGACCGGCGCACTGCCACCGAAACCTTGGGCGGTACCTCTTTCACGTACACAGGTTACACGGCTACGCTGGCCGGAACCAACAGTTTCAGTGTGGGTACCAACGCCGGCGTGCTTCAGGGCCAGACGTTGGTATGGAATCAGAATACAACCGCAATAGCCGGCAACACCACGGTTACGTTACTGTTTAATCGGCTGGTGGATAACCTGACGTTAAACCTTCAGGATATTGACCGTGATGTTGCTAATGCCAACTTCGTTGATAACGTGCGGTTTGATGGCTACTCCGTTGCTACCGGCGGTACGGCGGTGACGCTGAGCGCAGCTAATTTCTCGTTCGGAGCCGCCAATGGCTTTTTCTCGCCGAATACGGCCCGGGGTGCTACCACCGCCGCCGCCGGCGACGCGGCAGGCAACGTGACGGTTCGCTTCACCACGCCCATTCGGCGTCTGGTGCTTACCTATTCCAACTCTTCAGGCAGCCTAATTGGAACCCGGGAACAGAATATCGGCATCAACTCCCTAACCTTCTGTGCCCAGGCTGACCTGGCTACTACAGTAACGCCCCAGACGACGCCCATCAACGCCGGGCAGACGGGCCAGCTTAACGTCACCTTCACCAACAACGGCCCCGACGCGTCTAACAACATAGTACGCCAGGTACAGCTGCCGACCGGCCTCACCAACGTGGTGGCTACTAATGGCGGTACCTACAACCCTGCCACCGGCGTTGTGACGTATACTGCTCTGGCCTCCCTAGCCAGCGGTGCTTCGCAAAACTCAGTCATTACCTTCACGGCGCCGGCAAACAGCCCATCCGTGACGGCGGCAGCCGTTATCAGCGGCGACGCCAGCGAAGGTGGTAATCTGGCCAACAACTCGGCCAGCGGCACGGTGGTCATCAATCCAGTAGCCGATGTGACGACGGTTGTGAGTGGCCCTACCAGCCTGTTGGCTAGCCAGCCTTCGGGCACCTATACGGCTTCCTTCAGCAACACTGGTCTGAGCAGTGCCAGCAACGTAACACAAACCGTTACGCTGCCCGCTGGCGTGACCAACGTGGTTATCCCGAATGGTGCTACCTATAATACCACTACCCGCGTCATTGACTTCGGGACGGCCGCTGCGCTGGCGGCGGGGGTTACAAACTCGTACCAGTTCAGCTTCACGGCCCCGGCCACTCCGGGCGCGGCCAGCCTGACGAGCAATACCAGCACCGCTACCGGCCAGGGCGGCAATACCGCTCCCGACCAGTTCACGCTGTCCTTGAATGTGCGGAGTGTGACCGATGTGGCTGTGAACGTGACGGCCCAGGCCAGCTCAGTAGTGGCCGGTGCGCAGGCCCAGTTCAACGCCAACTTCAGCAACGTTGGCCCCACGGCCGCCAGTAACGTTACCCGCCAAGTACAGCTCCCGGCCGGCCTGACGGGCGTCTCTTTGCCTGATGGCGGTTCATACGATCCTGCTTCGGGTGTGGTGACGTTCCCCACAGTGAGTTCGTTGGCCAGCGGCGCGACCCAGACGTTCCGGATTTTATTCAACGCCCCCGGTTCGGGCGGGTCGGTAACGGCTACCGGCAGCATTGCCACGGCTGATAACGAGCAGGGCCAGACGGCCAACAACTCGTCATCCGCCACCATCGCCGTAACACCGGCCTTCGACTTGTTGACCCGCCTTACGGGTCCGACTACCACAGTAGCCGGTACCCTAACGACCTTTAGCGTCATCACCCAGAACAACGGGCCATCGGTAGCCACCAACGTGACCCAAACCGTGCGGATACCGGCGGGCTTGACGGGCGTATTCGTCAGCAACGGCGGCACCTACAACAGCACGACCGGGGACGTAACGTTCCCGGCTCTGCCAACCATCAGCAGTGGAACCAGCATTAACAACACCATAAGTTTCCTGGCCCCAGCAGCAGGCTTCACGGCCACGGCCTCAGTAACGCCGACAGCCGGGGATACTAACACAGGCAACAATACGGCGACGGCCGCAGCAACAACTGTTACGACGGCTCCAGCTACCAGTGCCAACCTGTTCACCACCATCACCTCATCGGCAGCCACGGCTGCTCCGGGTGGACCGCTTACGTTCACGGTAACCCAGGGCAATGACGGCCTTAACCCAGCCAGCAACGTGGTGCAGACGGTATCCTTGCCAGCCGGCCTGACGGGCGTAACGGTTTCGGGCGGGGGTGCCTATAACCCCACTACGGGGCTGGTCACTTTCCCCACTATTGAGACGCAGAATGCTGGCTCCAGCACCTCGTACACCATTACAGTAAATGCTCCGGCAGCTGGTACGCTGGCGGCCGTAGCCAGCGTGGCATCGGGCACCCCTGACCCCATGTCTGCCAATAACGTGGCCACCACCACTGTTCGCGTGAATCCGGTGACGGATGTGCAGACCTCTTTAAGCGGTCCTACTGCGGTAACTTCTGGTCAGGCCGTGACCTACACGGTAACGACGGCCAATGTGGGGAACATAGCCGCCGCCAACGTAATTCAGACGGTACGAATTCCGGCGGGCCTGACGGGTGTGACGGTTTCGGGCGGGGGCAGCTACAGCAGCGCCACCGGGGTGGTTACCTTCCCCACCATTGCCTCGCAGCAGCCAGGTGCTTCGGTATCCAACACCATTATGTACACGGCTCCAGCCAGCGGTACCCTCAACAACGTGGCATCGGTGGCAACGGCTACGGCTGAAACTATCATCACCAACAACCGCTCGGCCGTTACCGCTACCGTAACGCCGGTGGCCGATCTGGCGGTCAGCCTGTCGGGCCCAGTGGCGGCAGTGGCGGGCAACCCGGTTACGTACTCCGTTACCACGACGAACAATGGCACATCGGCGGCAGTGAATTCGGCTACCACTGTGCAGTTGCCCACAGGCCTGACGGGCGTGACGGTTTCGGGTGGCGGCACCTACAGCAGTGCTACCGGCTTGGTTACGTTCCCCACCATTGCCTCGCAGCCGGCCGGTTCGGTTACCAATACCATCAGCTTCGTTGCCCCAACTACCTCGCAGCTGGTTGTAACGGCCAATACGGCGGCCGACAATGAGGAGGTAACAACCAATAACTCGGCTACCACCACTACCACACTTTCGGCGCCCACGGCCCAGACGGTGGATGTACAAACCACGGTATCGGCCAATATTACCACCCGCACGCCCGGCCAGCCGGTTACGTTCACGGTGACGACCACTAATAGCTCCGGCAGCTCGGTAGCTGCTACCAACGTGCAGCAGCTGCTGTACCTGCCGGCGGGCCTGACGGGCGTGACGGTTTCGGGCAGCGGCAGCTACAACAGCACGACGGGTGTAGTGACGTTCCCGATGGTGGCTTCGCAGGCGGTGAACAGCAGCACGCAGTACACCGTGACGGTGAATGCACCAGCCAGCGGCTCGTTTACCGCTACGGCCTCTGTCAGTGCGGCCCAAAGCGAAACCAACACGGCCAACAACACTGCTACCAGCGACATCACGGTAACGCAGCAGGCCGATGTCACGACGACGGTGTCGGGCCCGGCCAGCATCAGCCCCGGTGCTTCGGCCACCTATAACGTCATCACCCAGAACGGCGGC containing:
- a CDS encoding T9SS type A sorting domain-containing protein, which produces MKKALRLWAALLLAGNLVSLDVQAQRVVPATSLPAVMPSISDLQPPSFRQNKLEILPTQPVTTRVLPGQDAGRPNAAPTVANQTVTIGGTTGLYYVINLNVTNNGGFPITAYRFFSVPNSNVAELYVYNSSTGAIKQITTVPDEELLSEYNQVLIRPTANATATTSFQWRARNSNNELSSGTATFTINVEQTPVAAALISQIVPAGAPATTLTEPLSVEPGSITATDYVILSLPTAAQGVLALNGTPVTLNQTITSAQAAQLTFDPATGFFGTAVFNYRARNANGTNGSSASYGIPVAKTTCGQASTLNFARQPDGQNFQTTQSVLVEGVTITASNYTAPSGQTALQVEDNQALAGKSLLWQTDYTSSANNASSVDFTFSRPLDNFSIALADIDQVNGTWRDQLQIDGYTTAGQLITLSAADVALAPNGSNNFTATNLITGQGNSNNFGPNSNVVVTFPQAIVRLRLTYRNTEPVADPGGQVIGINSMSWCSVVDVYTRFTAGPVAANVGNTVSYTVEYGNNGPDAAQQVTRTVTLPAGATNVTIPTGATYDAGTRVIDFGTAASVASGSPTSFTFSFTVPAATGAYSLVANTSTPGNENGATANNTATRNLTVSDCNQVSTLNYATAATGDRRTATETLGGTSFTYTGYTATLAGTNSFSVGTNAGVLQGQTLVWNQNTTAIAGNTTVTLLFNRLVDNLTLNLQDIDRDVANANFVDNVRFDGYSVATGGTAVTLSAANFSFGAANGFFSPNTARGATTAAAGDAAGNVTVRFTTPIRRLVLTYSNSSGSLIGTREQNIGINSLTFCAQADLATTVTPQTTPINAGQTGQLNVTFTNNGPDASNNIVRQVQLPTGLTNVVATNGGTYNPATGVVTYTALASLASGASQNSVITFTAPANSPSVTAAAVISGDASEGGNLANNSASGTVVINPVADVTTVVSGPTSLLASQPSGTYTASFSNTGLSSASNVTQTVTLPAGVTNVVIPNGATYNTTTRVIDFGTAAALAAGVTNSYQFSFTAPATPGAASLTSNTSTATGQGGNTAPDQFTLSLNVRSVTDVAVNVTAQASSVVAGAQAQFNANFSNVGPTAASNVTRQVQLPAGLTGVSLPDGGSYDPASGVVTFPTVSSLASGATQTFRILFNAPGSGGSVTATGSIATADNEQGQTANNSSSATIAVTPAFDLLTRLTGPTTTVAGTLTTFSVITQNNGPSVATNVTQTVRIPAGLTGVFVSNGGTYNSTTGDVTFPALPTISSGTSINNTISFLAPAAGFTATASVTPTAGDTNTGNNTATAAATTVTTAPATSANLFTTITSSAATAAPGGPLTFTVTQGNDGLNPASNVVQTVSLPAGLTGVTVSGGGAYNPTTGLVTFPTIETQNAGSSTSYTITVNAPAAGTLAAVASVASGTPDPMSANNVATTTVRVNPVTDVQTSLSGPTAVTSGQAVTYTVTTANVGNIAAANVIQTVRIPAGLTGVTVSGGGSYSSATGVVTFPTIASQQPGASVSNTIMYTAPASGTLNNVASVATATAETIITNNRSAVTATVTPVADLAVSLSGPVAAVAGNPVTYSVTTTNNGTSAAVNSATTVQLPTGLTGVTVSGGGTYSSATGLVTFPTIASQPAGSVTNTISFVAPTTSQLVVTANTAADNEEVTTNNSATTTTTLSAPTAQTVDVQTTVSANITTRTPGQPVTFTVTTTNSSGSSVAATNVQQLLYLPAGLTGVTVSGSGSYNSTTGVVTFPMVASQAVNSSTQYTVTVNAPASGSFTATASVSAAQSETNTANNTATSDITVTQQADVTTTVSGPASISPGASATYNVITQNGGPSAAAATQQTVQLPSGLSNVVVSGGGTYDSGSGLVTFPAISALQPGSANQVTNTISFTAPTTAYSVNGTVATATAETNGGNNTSVQNTAMTNQPPTANAVVNSSRAPLGNSAGAFALSPLSGRDADGTLTVFTITSLPPSTQGVLFYNGVAVTVGKEIPLADADKLFFDAAAGYVGNAFFTYTTTDNGNAVSAEALYTVPVGQDLNSVYTNAPVKGGTVATSYQNNDPIATVFDVNGGRYSSAGAITANGLANASTDATGITQLSTLGLQLNPVTGLISVQDRSKLIAGTYTVQVTTIDVFGGTNTQPVTFTIGVAPLPVTLVSFTAKAAGLDAQMAWSTAQELNNSHFVVERSLNGQEFVAISQVNGQGTKTTTTSYSFLDRNIGRQVSGPVYYRLRQVDLDGSASLTTVQTVAFTATANADMAVYPNPASEQTSTYLDLTTLPLGTYQVTVTDMAGRTVRTLTRSGGTLQVLDVTGLPQGNYLIQVQGQGQVFTKRLTKTE